A genomic segment from Denitratisoma oestradiolicum encodes:
- a CDS encoding recombinase family protein, producing MPTYFGYLRVSRDSQDVASQRLGLLDYANTHGYSPLVLVDETVSRDQSWRKRAIGDLLLNKAQPGDFILTPEFTRLGSSPIQVFSILEAAAERRVTLIVTKTATVMDGGLNSQIQAVAFSIASMIELDFIRMRTREGLQRARNEGRVLGRPKGSTGRLKLDPQRERVGELYLWSYTASLGQALRRF from the coding sequence ATGCCAACCTACTTTGGCTACCTTCGCGTGTCGCGCGACTCCCAGGACGTTGCTTCGCAACGCCTGGGGCTGCTCGACTACGCCAACACTCACGGCTATTCGCCGCTCGTGCTGGTCGATGAGACCGTCAGCCGCGATCAATCGTGGCGCAAGCGCGCCATTGGCGATCTGCTTCTCAACAAGGCCCAGCCGGGCGACTTCATTCTTACGCCTGAATTCACCCGGCTGGGGTCTTCTCCCATCCAGGTCTTTTCCATCCTCGAAGCGGCGGCCGAACGCCGGGTGACGCTCATTGTTACGAAGACGGCCACCGTCATGGACGGCGGCCTCAATTCTCAAATTCAGGCGGTCGCTTTCTCGATAGCCTCCATGATCGAGCTGGATTTCATCCGCATGCGCACCCGCGAGGGTTTGCAGCGCGCCCGCAATGAGGGGCGCGTCCTCGGCCGCCCGAAGGGCAGCACCGGCCGCTTGAAGCTCGACCCCCAACGCGAGCGCGTGGGCGAGCTGTACCTGTGGTCTTACACCGCCTCGCTTGGCCAAGCACTTCGACGTTTCTGA
- the radC gene encoding RadC family protein: MTASHIDLFTIDDNGQFQLATAEHVIEAALAILDEKVMRNGLISAPSDANAYFSLRLGALEHEVFAAIFLDAQNRVIEYIELFRGTLTQTSVYPREVVKTALRLNAAAVIFAHNHPSGLAEPSRADESLTQVLKNALALVDVRVLDHIVVAGGANVSFAQRGLL; the protein is encoded by the coding sequence ATGACCGCTTCGCACATCGACCTTTTCACCATCGACGACAACGGCCAGTTCCAACTGGCGACCGCCGAGCACGTCATCGAGGCCGCGCTGGCCATCCTTGACGAGAAGGTGATGCGCAACGGCCTGATTTCGGCGCCGTCCGACGCCAACGCCTATTTCTCGCTGCGCCTCGGTGCCCTGGAGCATGAAGTGTTCGCCGCGATCTTCCTTGACGCGCAGAACCGCGTCATCGAGTACATCGAGCTGTTCCGGGGCACGCTGACGCAGACCTCGGTCTATCCCCGCGAAGTGGTGAAGACCGCGCTGCGCCTCAACGCCGCCGCCGTCATCTTCGCGCACAACCACCCGTCCGGCCTGGCCGAGCCGTCGCGTGCCGACGAGTCACTGACCCAGGTGCTGAAGAACGCGCTCGCGCTGGTCGACGTGCGCGTGCTCGATCACATCGTCGTGGCCGGCGGGGCCAATGTGTCCTTCGCCCAACGCGGGCTGCTCTGA